Proteins encoded in a region of the Carassius carassius chromosome 49, fCarCar2.1, whole genome shotgun sequence genome:
- the LOC132132836 gene encoding protein FAM222A, with amino-acid sequence MLACLQRQNQHQQLTCAAKILDAPLCHKSEVISLRCARYPSAADLDSYAQRTINSPLSIKIFPVNIRVPQHKQISRTVNGLDTGDQGLGPSSHPYQGLLAIVKTSSKGVLKNADGKRAKLSPMQMVVAPYAPPSRHRQNLYGVVSHGVIHHMSRPSNVLSSPSFLAASCADSSFSQSALAYSGAVLPAQSADAAGSDSWAQRHYPQMYGAEVSYRSHPPSRTIPDKVPSSSPAMHGDFSVSQFAHAWNSVLATPDTDCYNLQERLHPNSLWTQEKSLCQASVLSTSLKSLECLISEIQPPCIKECMLGQGRGHEPHLQLPVLRSDTYNGAAERHGN; translated from the exons ATGCTGGCGTGTCTGCAGAGACAGAACCAACACCAACAGCTCACGTGTGCTGCCAAGATCCTGGACGCGCCGCTCTGTCACAAGA GTGAGGTGATCTCCTTGCGCTGCGCTCGCTACCCATCTGCAGCTGATCTGGATTCCTATGCGCAAAGAACAATCAACAGCCCCCTTTCAATCAAGATCTTCCCTGTTAACATCAGGGTCCCGCAGCACAAGCAAATCAGCAGGACTGTGAACGGCCTGGACACCGGCGACCAGGGCTTGGGCCCGTCCTCGCACCCCTACCAAGGCTTGCTGGCGATCGTCAAGACTTCCTCCAAAGGTGTGTTGAAGAACGCCGATGGAAAACGGGCCAAACTTTCCCCAATGCAGATGGTGGTGGCTCCGTACGCGCCTCCCAGTAGACACCGGCAGAATCTGTATGGCGTTGTGTCCCACGGCGTAATCCATCACATGAGCCGTCCGTCCAATGTCCTATCCAGTCCTTCATTCTTGGCCGCATCTTGCGCAGACTCGAGTTTCTCCCAGAGCGCTCTGGCATATTCTGGAGCTGTTCTGCCTGCTCAAAGCGCAGATGCGGCCGGTTCAGATTCCTGGGCGCAGCGGCACTATCCACAGATGTATGGAGCCGAGGTGTCATACAGATCACACCCTCCCAGTCGAACCATTCCAGACAAGGTCCCATCATCATCCCCTGCCATGCATGGAGACTTCTCTGTCAGCCAGTTTGCTCACGCTTGGAATAGCGTGCTCGCAACACCGGATACTGACTGTTACAACCTTCAGGAGCGCCTCCATCCGAACTCCCTGTGGACGCAGGAGAAGAGCCTGTGCCAGGCGTCCGTCCTCAGCACCAGCTTGAAGTCTCTGGAGTGTCTCATCAGCGAGATCCAGCCGCCCTGCATCAAGGAGTGCATGCTGGGACAAGGACGAGGACACGAGCCGCACCTTCAGCTGCCGGTGTTGAGATCGGACACTTATAATGGAGCAGCTGAAAGACACGGGAACTAG
- the si:ch1073-303d10.1 gene encoding protein LBH-like has translation MSAGPQNSSVELQRRREHASYQIFPEPSEQPELEPVKERLPSIVVEPTEESGALQWPSLHTQTSINEEEEEDPFQDHCEPISAAQEEQTSADGAPRFKRASIPGVQIDCSRLTPPHSPTSSHSAPPRFRS, from the exons atGTCCGCAGGTCCACAGAACTCCAGCGTTGAGCTGCAGAGGAGACGAGAACATGCATCATATCAG ATTTTCCCGGAGCCTTCGGAGCAGCCGGAGCTGGAGCCGGTGAAGGAGCGTCTGCCGTCCATCGTGGTGGAGCCAACGGAGGAGAGCGGAGCTCTGCAGTGGCCTTCTCTTCACACACAGACCTCCAtcaatgaggaagaggaggaagacccTTTCCAGGACCACTGTGAGCCCATCAGCGCCGCTCAGGAGGAGCAGACCAGTGCGGACGG AGCTCCTCGGTTCAAGCGTGCATCGATTCCTGGCGTTCAGATCGACTGCAGCAGACTGACTCCGCCCCATTCGCCGACGTCATCACACTCGGCCCCGCCCCGTTTTCGCAGCTGA
- the LOC132132253 gene encoding dapper homolog 3-like isoform X1: MMFRVFSLAAAERGRQKRRLELSLAGICELELLKRRHEAMITGALALHAPEPEPEPERAERPSDDTSSPDGSWSLISILQHQVGELKLDSGSAERRDDSSFPDQAEIRPVQLTERPESVGDVFVGRELVTRSLHKPCLLLEGVPEDETWIWHPSEDAEEEDPSIDDYRQTQRTEAYILGLIQRRSPPSRPNKPRTSVTVVRQSSLSHKDPPYVPDERHAWDEACSILYPRPALAGIRSTSSEAESPQHFYQHERSPSSEELVNAQYIPAQATAHRTHRTHASPKPASSQLRAAAKKCRFTEDKIAPKKPRRKTCRAQSENSLREPKYNTVERDAVRSAPPKTRRGSGHRRWRSTLELSQDEAETPPEQPIRRSRRPRVYTHLHHHHHHHQPQLQDAGDSESSLSEADSPGSSSLSCDSDESSGLVWPQQLRPQLAPPSPSHPPQPKAFVKIKASHALKKKILRFRSGSLKVMTTV; this comes from the exons ATGATGTTCCGTGTGTTCTCGCTGGCGGCGGCGGAGCGCGGGAGACAGAAGCGGCGGCTCGAGCTCAGTCTGGCGGGGATCTGTGAGCTCGAGCTGCTCAAGCGACGGCACGAGGCGATGATCACCGGCGCGCTCGCGCTGCACGCGCCCGAACCCGAACCCGAGCCGGAAAGAGCCGAGCGGCCGAGCGACGACACGAGCTCTCCG GACGGCTCGTGGAGTCTGATCAGCATCCTGCAGCATCAGGTGGGAGAGCTGAAGCTGGACAGTGGCTCTGCTGAACGCCGAGACGACTCCA GTTTCCCTGATCAGGCTGAGATCCGCCCTGTCCAGCTCACTGAGAGACCCGAGTCTGTTG GTGATGTGTTTGTGGGCCGTGAGCTAGTCACACGTTCTCTCCACAAACCCTGTCTGCTGCTGGAGGGCGTCCCTGAAGACGAGACGTGGATCTGGCATCCCAGTGAGGACGCAGAGGAGGAAGATCCCAGCATAGACGACTACAGACAGACACAGCGCACAGAAGCGTACATCCTCGGCCTGATCCAGCGCCGCTCGCCTCCCTCTAGACCCAATAAACCCCGCACCAGCGTGACTGTGGTCAGACAGAGCAGCCTTAGCCACAAAGATCCGCCGTACGTCCCAGACGAGAGACATGCGTGGGACGAGGCCTGCTCCATCCTCTATCCCAGACCGGCGCTAGCTGGGATCCGCTCCAC CAGCAGCGAAGCTGAATCGCCGCAGCACTTCTACCAACATGAGCGCTCGCCCTCATCTGAGGAGCTAGTGAATGCACAGTACATCCCAGCACAAGCCACCGCGCACCGGACACACCGGACCCACGCCTCTCCAAAACCCGCGTCCTCTCAGCTGAGAGCCGCAGCGAAGAAGTGCCGCTTCACGGAGGACAAGATCGCGCCGAAGAAGCCCAGACGGAAAACCTGTCGCGCTCAGTCCGAGAACAGCCTGCGAGAGCCCAAATACAACACAGTGGAGCGGGACGCGGTGCGCAGCGCTCCTCCTAAAACACGCCGTGGCTCGGGTCACCGCCGCTGGCGCTCCACGCTAGAACTGAGTCAGGACGAAGCCGAGACGCCTcctgaacagccaatcagacgCTCCCGTAGACCTCGCGTTTACACCCAtcttcatcatcaccatcatcatcatcagcctcagctgcaggACGCCGGAGACTCAGAGTCCAGTCTGAGCGAGGCAGACTCGCCCGGCTCCAGCTCACTGTCCTGCGACTCTGACGAGAGCAGCGGATTGGTCTGGCCTCAGCAGCTCCGCCCACAGCTGGCCCCGCCCTCTCCATCACACCCACCGCAGCCTAAAGCCTTCGTGAAGATCAAAGCGTCGCACGCGCTCAAGAAGAAGATCCTGAGGTTCAGGAGCGGATCACTCAAAGTCATGACCACCGTATGA
- the LOC132132253 gene encoding dapper homolog 3-like isoform X2 produces the protein MMFRVFSLAAAERGRQKRRLELSLAGICELELLKRRHEAMITGALALHAPEPEPEPERAERPSDDTSSPDGSWSLISILQHQVGELKLDSGSAERRDDSSDVFVGRELVTRSLHKPCLLLEGVPEDETWIWHPSEDAEEEDPSIDDYRQTQRTEAYILGLIQRRSPPSRPNKPRTSVTVVRQSSLSHKDPPYVPDERHAWDEACSILYPRPALAGIRSTSSEAESPQHFYQHERSPSSEELVNAQYIPAQATAHRTHRTHASPKPASSQLRAAAKKCRFTEDKIAPKKPRRKTCRAQSENSLREPKYNTVERDAVRSAPPKTRRGSGHRRWRSTLELSQDEAETPPEQPIRRSRRPRVYTHLHHHHHHHQPQLQDAGDSESSLSEADSPGSSSLSCDSDESSGLVWPQQLRPQLAPPSPSHPPQPKAFVKIKASHALKKKILRFRSGSLKVMTTV, from the exons ATGATGTTCCGTGTGTTCTCGCTGGCGGCGGCGGAGCGCGGGAGACAGAAGCGGCGGCTCGAGCTCAGTCTGGCGGGGATCTGTGAGCTCGAGCTGCTCAAGCGACGGCACGAGGCGATGATCACCGGCGCGCTCGCGCTGCACGCGCCCGAACCCGAACCCGAGCCGGAAAGAGCCGAGCGGCCGAGCGACGACACGAGCTCTCCG GACGGCTCGTGGAGTCTGATCAGCATCCTGCAGCATCAGGTGGGAGAGCTGAAGCTGGACAGTGGCTCTGCTGAACGCCGAGACGACTCCA GTGATGTGTTTGTGGGCCGTGAGCTAGTCACACGTTCTCTCCACAAACCCTGTCTGCTGCTGGAGGGCGTCCCTGAAGACGAGACGTGGATCTGGCATCCCAGTGAGGACGCAGAGGAGGAAGATCCCAGCATAGACGACTACAGACAGACACAGCGCACAGAAGCGTACATCCTCGGCCTGATCCAGCGCCGCTCGCCTCCCTCTAGACCCAATAAACCCCGCACCAGCGTGACTGTGGTCAGACAGAGCAGCCTTAGCCACAAAGATCCGCCGTACGTCCCAGACGAGAGACATGCGTGGGACGAGGCCTGCTCCATCCTCTATCCCAGACCGGCGCTAGCTGGGATCCGCTCCAC CAGCAGCGAAGCTGAATCGCCGCAGCACTTCTACCAACATGAGCGCTCGCCCTCATCTGAGGAGCTAGTGAATGCACAGTACATCCCAGCACAAGCCACCGCGCACCGGACACACCGGACCCACGCCTCTCCAAAACCCGCGTCCTCTCAGCTGAGAGCCGCAGCGAAGAAGTGCCGCTTCACGGAGGACAAGATCGCGCCGAAGAAGCCCAGACGGAAAACCTGTCGCGCTCAGTCCGAGAACAGCCTGCGAGAGCCCAAATACAACACAGTGGAGCGGGACGCGGTGCGCAGCGCTCCTCCTAAAACACGCCGTGGCTCGGGTCACCGCCGCTGGCGCTCCACGCTAGAACTGAGTCAGGACGAAGCCGAGACGCCTcctgaacagccaatcagacgCTCCCGTAGACCTCGCGTTTACACCCAtcttcatcatcaccatcatcatcatcagcctcagctgcaggACGCCGGAGACTCAGAGTCCAGTCTGAGCGAGGCAGACTCGCCCGGCTCCAGCTCACTGTCCTGCGACTCTGACGAGAGCAGCGGATTGGTCTGGCCTCAGCAGCTCCGCCCACAGCTGGCCCCGCCCTCTCCATCACACCCACCGCAGCCTAAAGCCTTCGTGAAGATCAAAGCGTCGCACGCGCTCAAGAAGAAGATCCTGAGGTTCAGGAGCGGATCACTCAAAGTCATGACCACCGTATGA